The window ATTTCTACACTAAATCCAACCAAGCTACCGCCTCACAATGTGTGGAGTGTGAGAACATATCAACTGGCTGAATTTCCTGTGTTTTATAGCCCCCGTCTTCTAAAATGCGTAGGTCACGTGCTAATGTACCTGGATTACATGATACATAAACAACTCGTTTTGGACGTTGCTCTAAAATTGTATTGAGCAGGGCTTCATCGCATCCTTTACGTGGCGGATCCACAACAAGCACATCTGCTTCCTTGCCTTCCTTATACCAACGTGGGATGACTTCCTCTGCCGGACCAGCCTCGAAATAAGTATTGGTAAAGCCATTAAGTGCTGCGTTGCGCTTTGCATCCTCTATTGCTTGTGGAACTATTTCGACCCCCATCACAGCCTTCGCTTTTTGTGCAAGGAACAGTGAAATCGTGCCAATACCACAGTATGCATCAATGACACGCTCATCCCCTTGTAAATCTGCATAGTCGAGTGCCTGTTTGTACAGCACTTCTGTTTGCTGCGGATTTACTTGATAGAAGGAACGTGCTGATATTTCAAAACGGACATCTCCGATTGTATCAATAATGACGTCCTTGCCCCAAAGATTTATGGTTTCATCACCAAAAATAACATTTGTTTTGTCACTGTTAATGTTCTGCATAATCGATGTAACATTGGGCACAAGTTTTTGTATAATCGCCACAGCTGCTTCTTTTTGAATGAATTTTTTCTTTTTCGTCACTAGGACGACCATGACCTCACCAGTTGCTCGTGCTTTGCGAATGACTACATGACGTAACATGCCTTCATGAGTTTGCTCATTATACGGTCGAATGCCGCTCACTGCTAGTTCCTTCTTCAAACCAGCAAGAATGGCGTCCGCTTCGCCAGTTTGGATTAAACAACGGTCCATATCAACAATTGTATGAGATTTCGTTTTATAGAAACCTGCAATTGCTTGTCCTGCTTCATTTATCGAGAAAGGAATTTGCGCTTTGTTACGATAATGCCAAGGTTCTTCCATACCTTTTACAGCTAATACAGGCGCATCAATTTTTCCAATGCGCTGCATCACATTACGCACCATATTTTCTTTCCACTTAAGTTGCCCCTCATAAGATAAATGCTGTAATTGACAGCCACCACATTGGACGAAATATTCACAAGGTGCATCAATACGGTCCGGTGAGGGCTTTATGATTTCTATGACTTTGGCAAAGCCATAGTTTTTTAAAGTTTTTAAAACATGCACATCTGTGGTTTCGTTAGGTAATGCGCCTTGGATAAATAACGGATAACCATCGACTTTTGCTACGCCATTTCCGTCATGCGTTAAATCTTCTATATAAACAGTGAGTCGATCATTCTTTTTTACGGGTGCTGACATTCGAACATCCTCCATTTCAATCTCTTTATTGTAGCATGCAGAGGCAGATGAAAAAAGAACAAGGGTTGAATTTTTCAGGTATGCTAGAAAGTAAAAGTTTCCTGAGCGATGCGAAACGCTATTAACGGCTGACCTGAGCGTTTATCACCTTCACCCGAACTGTGACAAGCAATCTCATTCACATAACTAGAGCTAAAAAAGAGCCGCTATTCGCGACTCTTTCTTTCGTTTTTCGTTGCATGGTAATCTCTCGGTGCCCACCAGAAGGCAATAGCAATACCGATAATAACGACTATAAATGGCGCATAAAAAATGATAAAACTATCCATCACTACAACCTACCTCCTATGCGTGATTATCTTCTTTCCCTGTTACATAATTTTTGTTGAACAAGAAAAGTTTCAATAATAAATATAAAGATGGAATGAGCAGACATAAGCCTAAAATAAATGCGATGATTAAGGCAATCGCCATTTGTGTACTCGTAAAGCCATCGTAAATTGTTAAATATGGATATAGTAAATAAGGATATTGAGCGATGCCGTACGCAAAGAAGGCAACTGCAAATTGTGCAATTAAAAGCCCTACAGCAAGCCCGTAATTTTTGCGCATCCATAATAGTAACACCGTAATGATAAATAATACTGCTGAAATGGCAAACATCCACCATAAGTTCACCATATGGCTATAACTTTCAGGATTGATGGATTTCATTTCATACATAATGCCGAGTGCACTAATCATCAAAGGAAGTGCCCAAATAAGAGCATATTTGCGCATTAAACTTGTTGCATCTTTATCATTTGCTTTATGTGCGTACCACGTTAAAAACACGGCTGATATATACAATACCGCAGCAATGCTCAGGACAACAATGCTCCAAGCAAATGTACTTGTATACAATGTAAAATAATCCAGCACGGGTTGCTCATTAACAATATCCACATAGCCACCGCCTGCAATTGCAAATACGACAGAGAGCGAGGCGGGAATGAGTAAACCAGCTATACCATACGTTAACGTATAACCGATATGTCCACGTGAACCATATGCCTCAAACGCATAGTAGGAGCCTCGAATCGCCAACAAAACTAACGAAATACTAACCGGTATAAGTAAAATTGTCCCGTAATAGAAGGCTGTTTGCGGGAAAAACCCCACGATCCCCACAAAGAAGAATACTAAAAAGACGTTTGTTACTTCCCACACAGGCGATAAATATCGTTTAATAATATTCGTTAAAATATGATTTTTGCCGACCAATAAACTATAAGCATTAAAGAAACCTGCGCCAAAGTCTATTGATGCTACAATCACATAGCCAAATAAGAAGATCCACAATACTGAAATACCTAGAATCTCTAATGTCATAGGATATCACCGCCTTTTTCAGAATGGCGATCTTCAATTTCACGTTCGATTGGGTTCTTTTTAAACATACGAATTAATACAACGATACTGCCGATTCCTAATACTGCATAAACACCCGAAAATAGTAGCATCATTAAATCCACATGATCGCTTGTTGTAGCGCCTTCTGGTGTACGCATTAATCCATATAAAATCCATGGTTGACGCCCGACCTCAGCAAGCCACCAACCCGCTTCAATCGCAATAATTGACAGTGGACCACCTGCAACAATAATCCAGCGATACCAGCTCGCATGAATAAATTTCCAACCTCTCGCTTTCCCTAACACATAAAGTAGTGATACTAATACCATAAACATGCCAATAAAGACCATGATATTAAATAAATAGTGAATATAGAGTGGAGGACGATCCTCTTCGGCAAATTGATCTAAACCGATTACTTCTGCCATAGGATTATTATGCGCTAAAATACTTAATGCATAAGGTATTTTAATGGCATATTTCACTTCTCCATCTTGCATTATTCCTAGTAAAATAAGTGATGCTTTATCTTCTGTTTCAAAATGCCACTCTGCTGCCGCTAATTTTTCTGGTTGATATTCTGCTAAATACTTTCCTGAGAAGTCACCAATAATTGCTGCTGCTATTGAGAAAACTAAACCAACCTTCATAAGTAATAGCAATGCTTTTTTATGATATACATGATCCGAACCTTTTAACATACGATAACCTGCAATGGCCGCTAATACAAATGCTGCTGTCATATATGCAGTAACCAGTACATGGGCTACCTTTGTTGGCATCGCTGGGTTAAACATCGCTATAAAGGGTTGAATATTAACAAGTTGCCCATCAACAATGTCAAAACCTTGTGGTGCATTCATAAACGCATTTACAATTGTTATAAATACTGCTGACATGGAAGCACCAACCGCAACTGGAATCAATAAGAGCATATGCTTTTTCTGACTGTCAAAGCGATCCCAAGTGTATAAGTATATGCCTAAGAAGATAGCTTCAAAGAAAAATGCAAACGTTTCCAAAAAAAGTGGTAAAGCAATTGTTTGACCTGCGAGTTGCATAAAATTCGGCCAAAGTAATGATAATTGCAAGCCGATCGCAGTTCCTGTTACAACGCCAACCGCAACAGTAATAACGAAGCCACGCGCCCAGCGTCTCGCTAATAAGATGTAGTGCTCATCATTCTTTTTATACCCAGTCCATTGTGCAATCATAATCATCAGCGGTACACCCACGCCTATCGTTGCATAAATAATATGGAAAGATAAGGTCAGTTCCGTTAATGCTCTACTCCAAAAGACTGCTGATTCATTCACCATTTCTTTGCCCTCCTAACTTCCAAATACTTTGCCAAGTATGGAAAGTAGCATGATAATTGCAACGCCAAAACTTAACCATATAAGCTTTTTTTCTTGTGACTTATACAAAGGCAACACTTCCTTTCCCATACGCCCATTTTCCACTATTGCAACGAAAAAAACCTTTATAATGGACCGAAATTTCAGCCTATTATAAAGGTTTCAAATTTTGTTCAAGTAATATACGCACATTCGCCAAACATTTTTCTTATTTCGTTCACAATCCCCATTTATAGGAAATAAATGATGCCTTGCTAAACCTTTACCTGTCGTTCAGCACTCTGCACAGATAAACAATGAACCGGATATTGCATCGAGACTCACTAGCTGTCCCAAAAGTAAAAACAATTTCCTTAGAGGTATTCTATTATGCTATTTTTTGATATAAAGGTAAAAATCTGCGTAGACTCCTGCGAATCATATTTGCGACGAAAGCATGAGTGAAACGTAGCGATAGGAGCAGGAAAAGCAAGCGCATGAGACCCAACAGGGAGCGACAAGTGGAACGAAGACTAAAGTCATCACGTCCTGTAACAACGCTTTCGTGACCAACTCCTGTTGCTGTCGCTTCGCTTTCGCACATAATACATCTGTTGCCCTGATGCTGCTGCCTTACCCGCCGAAAGCGAAGCGTATTTTTACCATATAGGAAGGCAGACATTATTGTTTGAAGGACTTTTTACGCAGCCCCACTGATTTTATTAAATGCGGTCTTCCTCGCGAATATCTTCTATCGGTACAAATATTTCAATATGGCGCTTTAAATTTTCAAACGTCGCAGGCGCATCTCCACCATATTCGCCGTCTAGGTTTAAATGGACTTCATTTTCTGTAGTCACCTTCACGACACTTGCTTTTTTATAAATAACCCGATCATCATTTAAATGTTCGCCTCTTAACGCCATTGCAGCAAGCTGAATAAATTCAGGTAAGCTCACCTTTTTCAATACAATTAATGTGAAATATCCATCATTAATGCTTGCATCAGGTGCTAATTTTTCAAAGCCACCTACTGAATTTGTTAAGCCGCATAAAAACATCATTGCATCTCCATCAAATACCTCACCATCATATTCGATACGCATATGTGATGCTTTAATAGATGGAATCATTTCAACTGCTTTTACATAATAAGCTAGTTGCCCTAGCATAGTTTTCATTTTGCTTGGTACTTCATAGGTTAGCTCTGTAATGCGGCCACCAGCAGCAATATTGATGAAATAGCGTTCTCCATTTAATAATCCAACATCCACCGGTAACGTATCGCCTTTAATAATGATTTCAACGGCTTCATCTATATTTCTTGGAATGTGCACGGCACGCGCAAAATCATTGGTTGTGCCCATTGGAATGAGACCCACTTTTGGGCGTTTTTCAAATGAACTCACACCCGAAACAACTTCATTTAGCGTACCATCTCCACCAACTGCTATAATAATATCAAAGCCGCGTTCTACTGCATTTTTTGCTGCATGTGTTGCATCACCTTCGCACGTTGTTGCGTGACATGATGTTTCATAGCCAGCTACCTCAAGTTTTTCTAATACTTCTGGTAGATGCTTTTTAAATGCTTCACGTCCAGATGTGGGATTATAAATGATTCTTGCTCGTTTCATAACATACCTTCCTGCTTCATTAGATTCTATTTCTTTCAACGAATTATTTGTTGAAATGTTGCATTGCTTCTTCTAGAAATAAAGGCTGTTTAAATACCTACCACCACTCCTAGTTGAAGCTATCGTAAGCCCCGATACTTGCTACTCTTTATTGCAATGCTGCTGTAACCTGTTTCTTGAAATCTTCGTAAACAAATGACCAAAACGCCTTGTTCGTAATATTTTCTTCACGAATTTCTGCATATAGCGCTTTTTGAGCTTCTTCAAATATAGGGTCTTCTTTGTCAGGTAGGCTCGCGCGTTTATTGACAACGTTGTCCTGCAATTCTGGTGCGCGTGGACCCCATTTGCTAATAACTTGGCCAGCATCGTTTAATAATACATACATTGGAATAGCACGTCCACCATTTGTTAAATAACGGTCGATTAAATCTGTATCGGCATCACGTAATACCGCACGCATGTCTAATCCTGCTGCCTCAGCTACACGGCGAATAATTGGATTATTTAACATGGCGTCACCGCACCAATCCTCTGTGATTGTTAAAATC of the Lysinibacillus fusiformis genome contains:
- the rlmD gene encoding 23S rRNA (uracil(1939)-C(5))-methyltransferase RlmD, with translation MSAPVKKNDRLTVYIEDLTHDGNGVAKVDGYPLFIQGALPNETTDVHVLKTLKNYGFAKVIEIIKPSPDRIDAPCEYFVQCGGCQLQHLSYEGQLKWKENMVRNVMQRIGKIDAPVLAVKGMEEPWHYRNKAQIPFSINEAGQAIAGFYKTKSHTIVDMDRCLIQTGEADAILAGLKKELAVSGIRPYNEQTHEGMLRHVVIRKARATGEVMVVLVTKKKKFIQKEAAVAIIQKLVPNVTSIMQNINSDKTNVIFGDETINLWGKDVIIDTIGDVRFEISARSFYQVNPQQTEVLYKQALDYADLQGDERVIDAYCGIGTISLFLAQKAKAVMGVEIVPQAIEDAKRNAALNGFTNTYFEAGPAEEVIPRWYKEGKEADVLVVDPPRKGCDEALLNTILEQRPKRVVYVSCNPGTLARDLRILEDGGYKTQEIQPVDMFSHSTHCEAVAWLDLV
- a CDS encoding diacylglycerol kinase; the protein is MKRARIIYNPTSGREAFKKHLPEVLEKLEVAGYETSCHATTCEGDATHAAKNAVERGFDIIIAVGGDGTLNEVVSGVSSFEKRPKVGLIPMGTTNDFARAVHIPRNIDEAVEIIIKGDTLPVDVGLLNGERYFINIAAGGRITELTYEVPSKMKTMLGQLAYYVKAVEMIPSIKASHMRIEYDGEVFDGDAMMFLCGLTNSVGGFEKLAPDASINDGYFTLIVLKKVSLPEFIQLAAMALRGEHLNDDRVIYKKASVVKVTTENEVHLNLDGEYGGDAPATFENLKRHIEIFVPIEDIREEDRI
- a CDS encoding cytochrome ubiquinol oxidase subunit I, producing the protein MVNESAVFWSRALTELTLSFHIIYATIGVGVPLMIMIAQWTGYKKNDEHYILLARRWARGFVITVAVGVVTGTAIGLQLSLLWPNFMQLAGQTIALPLFLETFAFFFEAIFLGIYLYTWDRFDSQKKHMLLLIPVAVGASMSAVFITIVNAFMNAPQGFDIVDGQLVNIQPFIAMFNPAMPTKVAHVLVTAYMTAAFVLAAIAGYRMLKGSDHVYHKKALLLLMKVGLVFSIAAAIIGDFSGKYLAEYQPEKLAAAEWHFETEDKASLILLGIMQDGEVKYAIKIPYALSILAHNNPMAEVIGLDQFAEEDRPPLYIHYLFNIMVFIGMFMVLVSLLYVLGKARGWKFIHASWYRWIIVAGGPLSIIAIEAGWWLAEVGRQPWILYGLMRTPEGATTSDHVDLMMLLFSGVYAVLGIGSIVVLIRMFKKNPIEREIEDRHSEKGGDIL
- the cydS gene encoding cytochrome bd oxidase small subunit CydS gives rise to the protein MDSFIIFYAPFIVVIIGIAIAFWWAPRDYHATKNERKSRE
- a CDS encoding thioredoxin family protein, translated to MKTEQQYFNEALTIQQYMDNMETLKEDSFRIYDDFEVPTNDGFIELLKDKQPKILTITEDWCGDAMLNNPIIRRVAEAAGLDMRAVLRDADTDLIDRYLTNGGRAIPMYVLLNDAGQVISKWGPRAPELQDNVVNKRASLPDKEDPIFEEAQKALYAEIREENITNKAFWSFVYEDFKKQVTAALQ
- a CDS encoding cytochrome d ubiquinol oxidase subunit II — protein: MTLEILGISVLWIFLFGYVIVASIDFGAGFFNAYSLLVGKNHILTNIIKRYLSPVWEVTNVFLVFFFVGIVGFFPQTAFYYGTILLIPVSISLVLLAIRGSYYAFEAYGSRGHIGYTLTYGIAGLLIPASLSVVFAIAGGGYVDIVNEQPVLDYFTLYTSTFAWSIVVLSIAAVLYISAVFLTWYAHKANDKDATSLMRKYALIWALPLMISALGIMYEMKSINPESYSHMVNLWWMFAISAVLFIITVLLLWMRKNYGLAVGLLIAQFAVAFFAYGIAQYPYLLYPYLTIYDGFTSTQMAIALIIAFILGLCLLIPSLYLLLKLFLFNKNYVTGKEDNHA